The nucleotide window GCGTACTTCCTCAACTTTATCTCTAGATGGGTCCTGTTTGGGGTGGCGGCGTACAAAACACGGAGGGAGGAGAGCAGAGGTTGGATGCTGATAATGTTTGCTTTCCTCCTGGCCGCCCTCGACCCGGAAAGACTTCTCCTTGAGCCTCTGGGCCTTTCCCTTGTATCTTCGGTGTCCTTTGTGCTGGATATGATAAACACTGCGTTCCAGGGCGTCCTCCTGATACTAGCCGCGGACTATCTTGCCCCTTCAAACCCGTCCCTCAAGAACTCCCTACTCTCCCTTGGGGTGGGGGTGCTGGCGTACCTCTGGATAGTTATTACCAACGTGAGCACCGTGGAGGTAAGCTTCTTCCTGAAGAGCTTCGGACCAATGATGGGTTACGCTGCGGGTTATATCTACATGGGTCTTCTGCTCTACAGGTATGTAATCACCAGGAGGCCAGGACAAATTCTCTTCCCCGCAGGAATGATCCTCTTGGGTTTCCTGAACGCCACGTACCCGGTAACTGCCACGTGGCAATGGTTCATTCCCTACGGGTTCTGGCTGGGCACCATATTCAGGATTATGATGGCCATCGGCGCACTGAGCTTCGTCCTCTGGCCGTTTGTTTCCCCTGACTCGGACGACGGTCATGAAGTCCCAGGAGGGGCTTTTATGTATCCCAGCCGGTCCGCGGCGATGAGGGCTCTGGGAGATTTTGAGAAAATACCCAGTATGGTCCTAATAACCCGAAGAGACGTTAATTCGCTCGAAGACGGGTTGCACCCGAATGCCATCGTGTTTTGGATGACGAGAGTGGCTGAAGGGGAGCTTTCGGATTCACCCAGGGTGTACGCCATAAGCCCGACTAAGATAGATATCCTGACCGATTTTATAGCCGGGGCCCTGGATAGGGGGTATGCTGTGGTTGTCGTAGAGGCTGTGGAATACCTGATTGTTGAGAATGGGTTCGAGAGTGCGTTCAAATTCCTTTTGAACATAAAGGACAGAGTGCTGCTCCGGGGAGGCACTATGGCACTTATCGTTGACCCTGCATCACTGGAGAAGCAGCAGTTGAAAACTCTCGAAAGAGAATTTAAAATGGAGTGAAATCACTCCAGTCCCAATTTTTCTATGAACCTCTTGTAGTACCGGGTGTCGTGCTCCAGCTCGGCCTTCTGGAGCAGCTGCCGCTCGATGGCCCGCAGGGCGTCGTGGACTGCCTGTATTGCACCCCACGTTTCTCCCGTAGCCACGAAGACCCCTCTGTCGGTGACGACACGCATCCTTGCCTGGTACAGGTGCACGCCGCGGAACTTCTCGTTGAAGCGCCTTATGTAGAGGTAGATTATGCCCTCTTGGCCCAGTAGATCCTCGTAGCCATCGACGAAGCGCCTGACATCCTCTATGATGCGTTCCCTTGTGAAGTCGCTGAGTATCTCGGCGTCGCCTCCAAGCTGGAGGTAGAAGCGGACCTCCTTCTCCACCATCCTCGATATTGGCAGGAGCAGGTCCTTTACAGTCAGGACACCCGCAACCTTGTTGTTATCATCGACGATGATGAGGCCGTCTATGTCGTTCTCCATCATCGTCGCCACTGCCTCCTTGACCCTGGCCTCCGGCTTTGCCGTTATGACGCCCCTTATCATGACGTCGCGGAGCTGCATGCTGAATGGGGGAATCTTCTCACCCGCCACCTCGCCGTACTGGGACTTGAAGCGGGGTTTGATGAACCTTATGATGAGGTCGTGGAGGGTTACGAGCCCCTCGAGCTTTCCGGCTTCGTTTACTATCGGGATCCTCGATATCGCGTGGTCGCGCATGGTTGCCAGGGCCTTGGCAACGGTGTCGTCCGGTTTCAGGGTTATAACGTCCTTGGTCATGAACTCCTCCGTCTTCTTCTTTCCGAACTCTCCCTCGGCGACCCTCTTGAGAAGCTCTATGTCGCTTATAACTCCAATGATTTCAGCCTTGCTCTCCCCAACCGGGAGGGAACGGAGGTCAACCTCCATCATGAGCTTGGCAGCCTTGCTAAGGTCCTCATCCGGCTTGATGACCGGTGCGGTTTTGTACACGTCCCTAACCTTGGCCTTGGTTGGGTCCCACTTGAGGTGGGAGCGTATAATAAGGTCCTGCGTCAGAACTCCTTTGTACAGGTTTCCGTCGAAGACCAGAATAAGGTCGGGGTCTTCCTTCTCAAAAATTCCGATCGCCTCAGAAAGCGGGGCGGCGATGTCGATTTTCTGGAACCTGTCGGTCATAACTTCCTGCACAAGAATACCGACCATGCTGTCACCTCCTTCGTAATATACTAGGGCACCGGTCAATTTAAACCTTTTCAACAGAGTTTTAGTAACTTTTTGTTAATAAATTTTTCGCGGAAAGATTTATAAAACTCCACCATGAACTCTCAACCGCGCCGGGGTAGCCTAGCCTGGGAAGGCGCTGGACTCGAGATCCAGTGGGCTCTGCCCACCAGGGTTCAAATCCCTGCCCCGGCGCCACCAAACTTTGCCTGCGCAAAGTTTGATCAAAGTTCGCATCTCCTTCCAAACTGCCGAGCCCTTTGGGGGTTTGCTCTTCATAATTCCCCTACTTTTTGTTGTCTCCCTGTTGATATAACGCCCTCTGGGCGTTAAGATATGTGGGAGACTTATTTCCACATGGCCTTTGAATCAAACCCCCGCCAACCAGCCCTTTGAAGGAGATGCAACTCTCCTCGCCCGTGTTTCATGGAATTTTACTTTTGCTCAAGCTTTTTCTAAAAGCTTGCTCAGGTCGTTATATACGCCCCGTCCTTCTCCACGATGACCGTATGCTCGAACTGGGCTACAATACCGCCCCTGACCTCACGCAGTATCGGGTAGCTGTAAACGGCCCCGACCCTGTCAAGCTGGGCGAGGGCGAGCTTGAGCTGTCCCTCCGGCATGAAGTCCTGCAGCCAGCGGTAGGCGAAGGGCAGGGTGCTGTATTCCCTCTTGATGTGCATGAGGAGCCTCCTTGCCTGGGCCATTCTGACCGGCCTGTCGCGCACGTACATGAAGATGAGCGCCGGCGGCACCTCTATAACCTGGCCGGCACCGGTGGTCGCGAAGGGCTCTATCGCTATGACGTCTCCCTCCTTGAGCTCGTAGCTATCTGTGGGGCGGTATATGTTGGGTATGCTGATGCCGGCGTGGAGTTTGTAGCGCTCTATCTTGTGACCGCTTAGATTGACTATCGGGTTGAATCCCTTCCCGCGTATGGTGTCCTCTATGGCCTTCCCCAGCTCGTTTATCCTGGTACCTGCCCTGATCGTGGAGATGGCGTTCTCGAGGGCCTCCCTGGCAGCTTCCATCAGCTCGTCCTCTTCCATCCCGACGCGGTATGTGACGGCGGTGTCGGCTATGTAGCCGTCGACGTGAACGCCGAGGTCGAGCTTGAGGTAGTCACCCTCCCTGAGGACGGTTTCGTCGCCCCTGTACGGCGTGTAGTGGGCCGCAATCTCGTTTATCGAAAGGTTGCACGGGAAGGCGGGTTTTCCGCCAAGCTCAACTATGCGCCTTTCAACGAACTCGGCGATGTCATAGAGCTTTGCTCCCGGCTTTATGAGTTCGACCACTTCCTTCTTAACCTGTCGGGCTATCTCGCCGGCCTTTATCAGTGCCTCCCTTTCTTCCACTTTTTATCACCATAACTGAGGGGAGCACGTGCCCCTTAAACCTTTCCACGGGAAAACCTTTTATTTGGTGCGAACCCTACCCCTACGGTGGGCCTATGCTGGAACTCGGCAAGCACATCAACATCTCGGACGATCTGTTCGTGGTGAAGAACCTCATCGGCTCAATCCTTCAGGGCGTGGGCATCGCCTACCTCATCCCGGTGCTGCTGGCCTGGTTTTATCCGGAGGAGATTAAGTACGTCACCTACTTCGCCCTCCCCGGGGCCGCCAGCGTCCTTTTCGGTGCCTGGCTGGCGAGGCACATGGGTAAAATTGAGGACGTCAATCTGAGACAGGCAATGGTTTCGGCCGCATTCACCTGGCTTTTTGCCTCCGCCATAAGCGTCGTACCATTCATGTTCATAGCAGACATGTCCTTCATTGACTCATACTTCGAGAGCATGAGCGCCTGGACTGGAACCGGCCTCACCATGATGACCAATCTGGAGAGCTATCCCCATATCCTCCTCTTCTGGCGTGCCTGGATGCAGTGGCTCGGGGGAATAGGTATAGTTCTCGTCGCCCTCACCGTCCTCATACGTCCCGGCGTCGCCGCTGCTAGACTCTACCGGGCCGAAGCCAGGAGCGAGAGAATCCTCCCCAACTTGGTCAATACTTCCAAGGTCATCTTCCAGATTTATTTTGTCCTGACCGTTGTGGGCGTCTACCTGTACTACATCAACGGCATGCCGCTCTTCGATGCGGTTACCCACTCCATGACAGGCCTGGGGACGGGTGGTATGAGCACCCACGACCTCAGCATCGGCTACTTCAACAGCACGTCCATCGAGGCGGTTACGATATTCCTGATGATAATGGGTGCCGTCAACTTCACGGTTCATTATAAGATGTTCGTCGGCAAGCACCTGAAGCCCTTCTTTGAGGACATCCAGGTCAGGTACATGTTCATTTTCCTCGTCCCCGCTGTGGCGATAACTGCCTACAGCCTCATCCAGGTGGGCGACAACGTGGGCGATTCCCTCCGCCAGGCGGTTTTTCACTCCGTCTCTGCAATAACGTGCACGGGCTTTGGCATAGCGGATCTCAGCAGGTACCCTGAGCTCGGCAAGTTCATAATCGGAATCCTCATGGTCATAGGTGGTGGTGCTGGAAGCACTGCTGGAGGTATAAAGCTCATCCGAGTCACGCTGATGTACGAGAGCCTCAAATGGACGATTCAACAGGCCATACTCCCCAGGGGAGCCATTATAAAGCGCAAGGTCGGCAGCTATCTGTTCACAGAGGAAGATATTCAGGAGGTCATGAGCTTCACGATAACCTACATCGCCCTGCTCCTCTTCGGAACCGTTTACACGATGCTCCGCATGGGAACCAGCCTCGTGGATTCCTTCTTTGAGGTGGCCTCAGCCCAGGGCAACGTCGGGCTGAGCGTGGGGATAACCTCAACGTACATGCCCGTCGATATGAAGGTGCTCCTCATCCTCCACATGTGGATAGGAAGGCTCGAGATATTCTCCACCCTGGTGTTCATCATAAGCACGTTCTTCCTCGTTCCGAGGGTGGTGAGGGGCAGATGAACGTAATCCGTGTTGAGGACCTCCGCTTCAAATACCGTCGGGCGGAGAGGTATTCCCTGAAGGACATCAGCTTCACGGTAAAGCGGGGAGAGCTCCTCGGGATAATCGGCCCAAGCGGGAGCGGAAAGTCCACCCTCTGCCTCACCCTCAACGGAATAATTCCCAACTCTATAAAGGGGGAGTTCGAGGGCGAGGTGGTTATTACCGACCCAAGGACTGGGGAGGAGTACAACACGAAGGAAACCCCCGTCCCAACTCTTTCCACGATCGTTGGCCTCGTCCTCCAGAACCCCGAGAGCCAGCTCTTCAACATGACCGTGGAGGAGGAGATAGCCTTCGGTCTGGAGAACCTGGGGCTTGAGCGGAATGAGATACTCAGAAGGCTGCGGTGGGCCCTTGAGGTCACCGGCCTGAGGGGTCTTGAAAAGGAGTTCCCGCCGAACCTGAGCGGCGGTCAGCAGCAGAGGCTCGCCATAGCTGCTGTTCTTGCGATGGAACCGTCAATAATAGTTCTCGACGAGCCGACGAGCCAGCTTGACCCCGTGGGAAAGCAGGAGGTTCTGGGCCTTGTGTCGCTTCTCAACAGGGAGCACGGTATAACCGTCGTCCTCGTGGAGCACCATACCGACTACATCCTACGCTACGCCGACAGGGTTATAGTCATGGACCGCGGGGAGATAGTCCTCCAGGGGGCCCCTAAGGAGGTCGCGGAAGAGGCGGATACCCTCAGAAGGCTTGGGGTGAAGCTGCCGCCGGCCCTTGAGGTCTCCCACGAGCTGAAGAAAAGGGGCGTGCTCGGTGAGACGGTCCTCACTCCTGAGGAACTCCTTTCCAGGATAGGACGTCCCTCACGTTGAAGCTCTCCCCCAAAAGACTGTGTTTGAGGTCGTAAAGCTTCAGCATGAGCTCGAACCTCGCGTCGGAGGATTCAACCTTTTCGGCCTCTTCAAAAGCCGCTTCAAGAAGGCGGAGGGCCTTTTCCCGGTCCCGCTCTCCCTCAACGGACGCCATGTAGTAGAGTGCCATAGCCCTCTGGAATGGGTTGGATATGTGCTTAACTATCAACGCCGCTCTCTTTTCGTCACCCGCGAGGTAGAAGCTCTCCGCAAGATTGACCAGAACGACGTCAATGGTTTCCTGATTCTTCGCCATCTTGATGGCGTAGCCTGCCTTCGCCAAAAGCCCTCTCTTCACAAGCCCCATAATGATATCCCGCACTATATCGGCATCGTCCCCTGCGAGGTTTATTGCCGTCTTCAGTGCTAGATCTCCATTGAGCTCGTCGTCTAGCCGGTAAAACAGAACCGCCAGGTCTGAGAGAAGGATGGCACGATAGCGCTTGGTGAACAGGCCGTTCACGGCGGGAATCAGGCTCCGGACCCTCTCCTTTATCCCCCCTATTTCATTGTCTGTGAGGGCACCCCTCCTCTCGGCCTCGTCGAGCGTTTCGACTATGGCGCGTACTATCATCCTGAGGGCGAGGAAGAGGTTGTGTTCCTTTTTAATCTCGGGGAGCCTTGCGATAGCCTCGTCTATCCCGCCCTCATGGAGGTACGCTTCTATCTCCTCCAGAATTTCAAGTTCGGGGCGTTTCTTCTCCCCTCCAAGGGATTTAAAGAACTCATCAAGCTTCCCCATAGTTCACCTCCTTTCAAGCAGGAGCTCGAGGTACGAACGTCTCTCAAAGTGTTTTACCCCAAGGTTTTCGAGTATCTCCTTCAGCCGCTTCACGGTCTCTTCCACAGCATCTTCACTCTCGGCCAGGGCCTCTATCTCTATAAACTTCCCAAGCCTGTCAATCTCGTCCAGTGCTATAACCACTCCCTTGTCCACGTAGTACTTTTCTCTGACTTTTTCAACTGTCATGACCTCCCTGAAGCCCAGGCGAGCCAGTATCTCGGCATGCTTGTCCGGATCGCTGAGCGGGACTTCGATTTCTCTTCGTGTCTTTGAGTTCGAGTCTATTTTTGGTCCTTTGTATGTCAGAAACGCCTCGAAGTGCCCGTTGAAGCGTCTCACCCTTATCCTGAGCGCCTCGTCAGTCTCGGCGAAGTCCCTGCATGGATGCTGGAAGTATGTGTCCTCGTGGTATTCTTTCCGTATCATCTCGAAGTTCTCCCTGACCCTGCTGAAGATTTTATCATCCGCGTATCCTTTAATCTCTATCTCAATCATGAAATCACCCCCAGGTTTTTCTTCAGTTTGAGCTCACAGGACGTGCAGTAGTGCGGCCCCTTCACGTCCGTGTCGAGTATGAAATTGGAGAAGTGCATTACGCACCGCCTGTTCAGACAGTGTCCCAGACCGAAGACGTGGCCGAGCTCGTGCATGGCCTCTTTAACTGCCCTTTCAACCAGCAGATTCACGTTGGTCTTCTCCCCGTAGAACTCGGGCCGAAGGCGGAAGGTTGAGATGACTGCGGCGCCCATCCCAGGGTGGGCGAGTCCGAATATGAAGTTGAGGCCCGTCTCGTAGAGGTCGAGTGGGGTGATGCCAAGAACTGCTCTCGCCCCGGTTCTCGCTCGTATCCTTCCAAGGACCTGTAGGAACGCCCTGCCAATGAACTGGTTCCTGGAGGGAGTGTACGCGTCCAAAAACCGTTCTGTTGGTATCGGATCGGACACCCTGACTGGGAGACCCAGCCGGGAATAGTACTCGTCAACGAACCTCGAGACCGTTTCTACGATTCCGGTGTCCATATCACCCACGGGCACAACGAGTATCACCGGGACCCCTCCAGGAAGGTCAGGACCGTCTCAATGAATTCAAGATACTCTTCCATATCTCTGAACGCCATTTCATCGTTTACCGAATCGTAGTCGTAGATGAGAACCTCCCTGAGCTGGGCCAGGAAAATCGCCTTATCAGCGACGCTTTCGGGAATTGCCCCTTTCTCCGAGAGGCCTTCAACCATCTCCTTGTACGACAGGGCGATAATGTCGTGCTCCCTTGCGAGTTCGGAGAGCCCGTCCAGAACCATCCCGATAGCGAACTCGAGCCTTTTGTACACCCCATCCCGCGCGAGTCCCATGGATTTGAACTCCTCGACGGAGGCGGGCATTCCTTCCCTGATGAGCTTCACGCTTTTTAGAACCTCCTCATATTCCACGCTTCCCACCGGTATATACTATGGTGGTTTGGAGTATAAACTTTTCCCGGGGAATTGGGCCCACAATGAGAAAAAGAGGGTAAAACTCGGTTATATCCCTGGCCGTGCTCACGGTGTGAGGTCCATCTCGCGAAGCTCCTCAAGGAAGCGCCTGGCAAACTCGATGGTCTTGTCGATGTCCCTGAGGTCAGCCGTCTCGACCTGGCTGTGCATGTAGCGTATCGGTATGCTGAGGACGGCCGTTGCAACGCCCTCGCGGTTGATCTGCATTATGTTGGCGTCGGTTCCGGTCGGCCTCGGGCTGGCCTCAACCTGGAGTTCTATGCCGTACTTCTTGGCAACCTCGTCGGCGAAGGCACGAACCTTGGGGTTGATGTTGGGCCCGACGTCCATGACCGGGCCGCCTCCGAGCTTGGGAACTATCTTGCCCTTGTCGCCGACCTGCTTGGCGAAGGTGACGTCCATCGCTATGCCTATCTCCGGGTCTATGGCGTAGCTGGCAACCCTGGCACCCCTCAGGCCGACCTCCTCCTGAACACTCGCGACAAAGTAGATGTCCGCCTCGTGGTTCTCAACTGCCCTGGCGGTCTCTATCATGGCGTAGAGGCAGACGCGGTCGTCAAGGTAGGGCGTAGCAATCCTGTTCTCGTTGAGCTGGACGAAGGCGGGGGCGAACTCACCAACGGTTCCAACGCGGAAGCCCATCTCCTCGGCTTCCTCTTTACTGTCGGCGCCGACATCGACAACGATGGTGTCCCAGTCAGCGGCCTTCTTCCTGTCCTCCGGCTTCTGAAGGTGGGGCGGTATGTGACCCACCACGCCAAAGCGCTCTCCCTTCTCGGTGAAGAACCTTATCCTCTGGGCGACGAGGGTTCTAGGATCAACGCCTCCAACGGGAACGACGTGGAGATAGCCTTCCTTGTCTATGTGGTTGACCATGACGCCTATCTTGTCCATGTGGGCCGCGATCATTATCCTCGGCCCGTTGCCCTTCTTGTGGGCGATAACGTTGCCGAGCTTGTCAACGTATATCTCGTCCACGTGGTCCTTCAGGGCATCAAAAACGACGTCCCTTATTCCAAGGAACTCGTAGCCGGAAACTCCCGGCGCCTCTATAATCCTCCTGAGCAGCTCAATGTCCACCATGGCTTTCGCCTCCTTTAGATTTCCATCTGAATGTGTTCGGCCAGCTTAATAAGGTTTACGAAAGAAAAGGGGTTCAGCCGAGGATGACCTGCAGGTAGGCCTCCTCGCCGGGTTCCAGGCGGTCGATCTCCCAGATTACGCTTCCGTCCTTGATTTTCACCTTCCCCCTAGTTGCCCTTGCTTCGATTGCGTTGACTCCCTTCTCGAACCTGAAGTTGTCAATGCCCCTCAGTCTTGGTGCCTTCACCTTGACGAAGTAGTACCTGTCAAGGGTTTCCTCCTGAACCGTATGCTGGAAAAACGCAAGGTATGACGTTCCCGCGAGCAGGACGCCCGAGACGATCAGTATAAGCGCGAGGGGTCCGTAGTCCCTCGGCGGCTTTGATGGGGTGGTAGTTGTCGTTGGTTGGGGTGTGGTTGTTGGGCTCGGGCTGGACGTCGTGGTCGGCGTGGGCCTCGGCGGTTCGACAGTTTTGGCGCTTGTCGATGCCCCCATGTATGTGCTGCTTTCTGCCTTGAGGATTATTGTACCGTAGCCTGTCCTCCTGAGGTCCACTGCGGCCAATCCCGAGGCGTTGGTGGTGCTGTAGTCCTTGCCGAGGGGGCCCGAAGCTGTTACGGTTATGTTGGGCACCGGTTTTCCCGTAGAATCAACAACCCTCACCAGGAGGGTCTCATTCCTTTGCTCGTAGCTTATGAAGAGCTTCTTGACCTCAACGAATGTTGTGACTATTCTTCCGTCAAGGTTCAGGACGATTCCGTACGTGCCGGGTTCGCTGACGAGGTACGAAACGGTCCCCGACTCGTCCGTCTTGAACGGTATCTCGTTTATTTTAACGGAGATGTCGGGAACACCCCTGCCGCTCTCGTCGTGGACGAATACGTGTATTGCCCCGTTCTCGAAGTAGGCTTTGTAACCGAGGTTTCTCTGGAACACCCTGAAGGTTGCGGTGGTGCTCTTTGATTTTCCTCCAAAATACGCCCACAGCCTCACGGTGTAATCCCCCACAGGGGGCAGGCTGAGGGTAACGTTCCTAACCCACTTCTCCCCGGGGTTTAGGTATATGGTGGTAACGAAGTTCTCGACTGTTTCCCCGTCTCTGGTGATTGTGTAGCCTATCCTGCCGATTATCACTCCATTGGCCTTTGAGTCCATTCTGAGAATGACGCTCACGTTGCTTCCGTAGGGGTATTTCCTTCCCACATCGATTTTCAGGTCGTAGTCCACGAAAGTCTTCACGGTCACGGTCAGGGGGGCCTCGGAGTAAACTGACCCGGCCCTGGCCACGATGGTGAGGTTGTACTTCCCGGGGGCGATGTTCAGTATCTTTATTGAAAGGGTATCCTGGTAAGTTTGGTTCGGTCCGATAGGCTCTCTGATGACCTTGCTCTGGTAGAGGAATCCTTCGGCAGGCCCGGTGATGTAGACGCTGACGTTTTCGAGGGTCTGGTTTCCAAGGTTCTTCAGACTGAACGGGATTATTATGGTGTCCCCGGGAACCCCGGAGAAGTCGTTGTTCAGGGGCACGATTACGAGAGGCGACTGGGCGCTTGTGGGGGGCAGAAACGGAAGCACCGCGGTGAGCAGGAGTATAATCATGATGCCCCTAAGTTTCACGTTCTATCACCCCTTCGAGGGACCTCTGTTTCCCGATTACTTCGTCGAATGTGAGGTAATTCTTTGTTTGGAGGCTCACCTTATAGTTCTTGCCCCCTTTCTCCAGGTTTGCTGGGTAGAAGAACCTCCAGCCGTTGTTGATGAACTTGACCGCTATGACGGCCCTTCCCCCGAACCGCTCGGCAAAGGATGTTAGCTTTCTGTAGTCCTCCTCGCTGAAGTAGAGCCGGTCATCGTGGGTGCTTTTGACCTCTATGCAGAGGTAGAGTTTCCCGTTTCCGGCTATTATATCAACCTTCTTGCTTCCGGCGGAGCGCACCACCGCGAAGCCGGCCTTTTCGAGCATCTTTATGAGTTCCCTCTCCGCGCTCGCTCCCCTTCTGTACCTCATTGCACCCCCTCGAACCATCTTGCCCGGTTAGGTTTATAAGTTATGTCGAGGAGTAAAGCCGGTGATGCTTATGGCGATTTACGAACTCGATGGAAAGAGGCCTAAAATTCACGAGACAGCTTTCGTGGATGAGAGTGCCTCCGTCATAGGAGACGTCGTCCTTGAGGAGAAGAGCAGTGTCTGGCCGAGCGCCGTTTTGAGGGGAGACATAGAGCAGATTTACATCGGCTGCTGCTCCAACGTCCAGGACAACGTCAGCATACACACCTCCCACGGCCAGCCCACGATAATAGGCAAGTACGTCACCATCGGCCACAACGCCGTCGTGCACGGTGCCGAGGTGGGCGACTATACCATCATAGGAATGGGGGCAATAATCCTCGACGGTGCCAAGATAGGCAAGCACGTCGTCATAGGCGCCGGCGCCCTCGTTCCGCCCGGAAAGGAGATACCCGACTACAGTCTCGTCGTCGGTGTTCCAGGAAAGGTCGTCAGGCAGCTCAGCGAAGAGGAGATCGAGTGGACGAAGAAGAACGCCGAGATATACATGGAGCTGGCGGAGAAGCACCTCGGGTCAAGGAAGAAGATCAAGTGATGCCTGATGCTTTCCCGTCTTCTTTCCCACGTTCCCCACATCATTTTCAAGCCCGCCTACGACATGTACGAGGACTACCTCCTAGAGCGGGTTAAGGGAGGCCGCATACCCAACCACGTGGCCATAATAATGGACGGAAACAGGCGCTGGGCCAGGAAGCTCGAGAAGCCGCCATGGTACGGCCACCTCTTTGGCTCCCAAAAGCTCGAGGAGATACTCGAGTGGTGCCGTGAGCTGAATATACGGACGCTCACAGTTTACGCATTCTCCACCGAGAACTTCAAGAGAACGCCCGAGGAAGTGAACGCCCTCATGGGGCTCTTTGAAGAGAAGTTCAAGGAGCTTCTCACAGACGAGAGGGTGCACAAGTACGGCATCCGGGTTAACGTCCTGGGCAGGAAGGAACTCCTGCCAGAGAACGTCAGGAAAGCCGCGGAGGAGGCGGAGAGGGCCACCAGGAAGTACTCCAGCTACACGTTGAACATAGCCCTCGCCTACGGGGGAAGGAGCGAGATAGCCGATGCGGTTAAGGACATCGTGAGGGACGCCCTGGAGGGAAGGATAAAACCGGAGGACGTTGACGAGGAGCTCATAAAGGAGTACCTCTACTACCCGAACATGCCCGACCCCGACATCGTCATAAGAACCGGCGGGGAGGAGAGAATAAGCAACTTCCTCCTGTATCAAATCGCCTACAGCGAGCTTTTCTTCGTCGATGTATATTTCCCGGAGTTCAGAAAGATTGACTTCCTCAGAATAATACGCGAGTATCAAAAGCGCCAGAGGCGCTTTGGGAGGTAGCTTTTCTCCATCGGAACCTTTTCCTCCCTTAATGACCCTTTTTAAAATTTTCCGCTAAAGCTTATTAACGTTGGCTTCGAGTTCTCCACGGTGGTGATTAATGGAGTACGGTGAACTGAGCCCAAGAATAAAGAGGGTCTACGCTCAGGTGAGATACCTGGATGATTATCACTGGAAAATATCCGGCGACAGGATAGTGGGGATCCACAAGAAGAGCAACGTCAGGGTTACAATAGACGTCGCGGACAACAGGGAGCACGCGGAGAAGCTCGCTGAAAACGGAAGCGGTGACGGGATAAGGATAATCGCTATACCGGATAAGAGCGTCTTTTTTGTACACAATGGGGCGTTCATCCTAACCTACCGCTATATAAAGGCGACTCTCGCCGACATCAACGACCACATCGTGTGGAGCGGCTTCAAGGTCGTCGAGGACGGGGAGAACCTTATCCAGGAGGACCTCTACGAGTACCTCGGAGGGGCTCTCATCAACCATATCAAGAACAACATGCTCGCCGGCCAGGACTACGTCTTCTGGCAGTTCTACAGGTGTGAAGAGTGCGGAAAGTACGTCGATGTCGAGAGCCTTGAGAGGCACCTGAAGGGGCACGGCATCAAGCACCACGAGAAGAGCGAGGAGCGCTATGAGGTCTTTGAGATAAACTTCAGGGACGGCAAGGTCTACGACAAGTACGGTAAGGAGGTTCCTGTGAAGGAATTCAGCGAGGAGGCCAGGGACTTCCTTGATGAAATCCTCGCGGGCAGTAGGGTTGCCGGGGAGTAGTCTCTCCTTCCCATTTTTGGGGTGGGAGTCATGGAAATGAACGTTCTCGAAATTTTTAACGAGGATCGCCTCCCCGGTGCCGTTGTTACGGTGATATACGACGCGTATTCCT belongs to Thermococcus camini and includes:
- a CDS encoding TBP-interacting protein, which translates into the protein MEYGELSPRIKRVYAQVRYLDDYHWKISGDRIVGIHKKSNVRVTIDVADNREHAEKLAENGSGDGIRIIAIPDKSVFFVHNGAFILTYRYIKATLADINDHIVWSGFKVVEDGENLIQEDLYEYLGGALINHIKNNMLAGQDYVFWQFYRCEECGKYVDVESLERHLKGHGIKHHEKSEERYEVFEINFRDGKVYDKYGKEVPVKEFSEEARDFLDEILAGSRVAGE